A genomic segment from Leptospira congkakensis encodes:
- the trhA gene encoding PAQR family membrane homeostasis protein TrhA — translation MNAKKSKSQPRKKSVLAKKQSKKATASSKKNTISKLKSKELKISLDSKPNHTVSELIDTIHEYSIGHEIANAVTHGIGGGLSIAGLSLLLTMGVLYGNVWHIVSSAIYGVTLIILYLASTLYHGIYHTATKRIFKVIDHASIYLLIAGTYTPFTLVSLREHSEWGWALFIIIWTLAIIGVLLLLLFPGKYSGARVVVYLLMGWLVIFVVKDIRAAIGIGGISWLVAGGLSYTVGVIFYLWDSLPFNHAIWHLFVLSGSICHFFAILFYVLPPIPM, via the coding sequence ATGAACGCGAAAAAATCTAAATCCCAACCGCGAAAAAAGTCAGTCCTAGCCAAAAAACAATCCAAGAAAGCGACTGCCTCCTCTAAAAAAAATACAATCTCTAAACTGAAATCCAAAGAACTAAAAATTTCTTTGGACTCAAAGCCAAATCATACAGTCTCTGAACTTATCGATACCATTCATGAGTATTCGATCGGTCACGAAATTGCTAATGCAGTCACTCATGGGATTGGAGGTGGCCTAAGCATTGCAGGTTTATCTCTTCTATTGACTATGGGAGTTCTCTATGGAAATGTTTGGCATATTGTGAGTTCTGCAATTTATGGTGTTACTCTTATCATTCTTTATCTAGCATCCACCTTATATCATGGAATCTATCACACAGCAACGAAACGTATTTTTAAAGTTATAGATCACGCTTCTATTTATTTACTGATTGCAGGAACGTATACACCATTTACTCTTGTTAGTTTGCGGGAACATTCGGAGTGGGGCTGGGCACTTTTTATCATCATCTGGACCCTTGCCATCATTGGCGTTTTATTATTGTTATTGTTTCCTGGTAAATATAGTGGCGCTCGGGTTGTGGTTTATCTCCTAATGGGTTGGCTTGTGATTTTTGTTGTTAAGGACATCAGAGCCGCCATCGGTATTGGTGGAATTTCTTGGCTTGTGGCTGGGGGACTTAGTTATACGGTAGGGGTCATTTTTTATCTTTGGGATAGTTTGCCCTTCAATCATGCCATTTGGCATTTGTTTGTGTTGTCTGGTAGTATCTGCCATTTTTTTGCAATTTTGTTTTACGTTCTACCTCCGATTCCAATGTAA
- a CDS encoding NAD(P)-dependent alcohol dehydrogenase, with product MKVITCRNYGTPEELRLEIWGTPTPKKNEIRIKNHNTSVNSADWRLRKPDPKLVRLFFGLTKPRQPVLGASVSGVVDAVGKNVTKFKLGDRVFGSTGMKMGAYAESVCISESSVIKILPQEISFPEGAALPFGSLTALDFIQKCNIQKDQTIIIYGASSSVGTSTIQLAKHFGATVTAVCSKGNFKIVQSLGATTVMDYEEFHSETHQKKYDIVFECVGKSTIPSNLRVLSKDGVLVLVGATFKEMFQASWLSLTKKIKIKFGPITESLENLEFLTELTKNGKFKVFIDKSYPLEKIPEAHRYVEAGHKKGNVVIDIFS from the coding sequence TTGAAAGTCATCACATGCCGAAATTACGGAACACCCGAAGAACTCCGATTAGAAATCTGGGGAACACCCACTCCCAAAAAAAATGAAATTAGAATCAAAAATCATAATACATCCGTTAATTCCGCAGACTGGCGTTTACGAAAACCAGACCCTAAACTGGTTCGATTGTTTTTTGGGTTAACCAAACCAAGGCAACCCGTCCTCGGTGCTTCAGTATCTGGCGTGGTTGACGCAGTTGGAAAAAATGTAACAAAATTTAAACTTGGAGATCGAGTTTTTGGATCCACCGGAATGAAAATGGGAGCTTATGCAGAATCAGTTTGTATTTCCGAATCCTCTGTCATTAAAATCCTTCCACAGGAAATTTCATTTCCAGAAGGAGCAGCCTTACCTTTTGGTAGTTTAACAGCTCTTGACTTCATTCAAAAATGTAATATTCAAAAAGACCAAACCATCATTATTTATGGAGCCTCGAGTTCGGTCGGAACCTCTACGATACAGTTGGCAAAACATTTTGGTGCTACCGTAACGGCTGTTTGTAGCAAGGGAAATTTTAAAATTGTCCAATCACTGGGAGCGACAACGGTTATGGACTATGAAGAATTTCATTCCGAAACCCATCAGAAAAAATATGACATTGTATTTGAATGTGTAGGAAAGTCGACCATTCCATCCAACTTAAGAGTTCTTTCTAAAGATGGAGTTTTGGTTCTCGTAGGTGCTACGTTTAAAGAAATGTTCCAAGCAAGTTGGTTATCACTTACGAAAAAAATAAAAATTAAGTTTGGCCCCATCACCGAGTCTTTAGAAAATTTAGAATTTTTAACCGAATTAACCAAGAATGGAAAGTTCAAAGTGTTCATTGATAAATCTTATCCACTAGAAAAAATTCCTGAGGCCCATAGATATGTAGAAGCAGGCCATAAAAAAGGGAATGTAGTGATTGATATCTTTAGTTAA
- a CDS encoding TetR/AcrR family transcriptional regulator — protein sequence MQKKKKQKVTTAKLSKKVKKRQTLSKELVLEAAISFADQYGIDELSMRNLALKLGVEAMSLYNHVKNKDDLLDSMVDFVISKITLPVIGANWKDEMKKRARSVREILILHPWATLLVVSRMNVGNAMLTYFDTTLGCLHTAGFSLQEADHIINTIDSHIYGYILQELNFPIEPDEYAKKAEGFLPLLESSPYPYLTNLTKEVIEGKYDGLHNFEFGLNLILDGLKHK from the coding sequence GTGCAGAAAAAAAAGAAACAAAAGGTAACTACTGCTAAACTTTCTAAAAAAGTTAAAAAACGTCAAACCCTCTCGAAAGAATTGGTTTTAGAAGCTGCCATTAGTTTTGCAGATCAGTATGGAATCGACGAGTTATCGATGAGAAACTTGGCATTGAAACTTGGTGTTGAGGCAATGTCTTTGTACAATCATGTAAAAAACAAAGATGATCTTCTCGATAGTATGGTTGATTTTGTCATTTCTAAAATCACCTTACCGGTAATAGGTGCAAACTGGAAGGATGAAATGAAAAAAAGGGCAAGGTCTGTTCGTGAGATTTTGATCCTCCATCCTTGGGCTACGTTACTTGTTGTTTCTCGTATGAATGTCGGGAACGCCATGTTAACTTATTTTGACACGACACTAGGATGCCTCCACACAGCGGGTTTTTCTCTTCAAGAGGCAGATCATATTATCAATACAATCGATAGTCATATTTATGGTTATATATTACAAGAATTGAATTTTCCAATCGAACCAGATGAATATGCCAAAAAAGCAGAAGGGTTTCTGCCATTATTAGAATCGAGTCCATATCCATACCTTACCAATCTTACAAAAGAAGTGATTGAAGGAAAATATGATGGTCTGCATAACTTCGAGTTTGGTCTGAATTTAATTTTAGATGGATTGAAGCACAAATAA
- a CDS encoding alginate export family protein yields the protein MSAYKQRIAIGLVSLGFFLFTSTLPLDAQFITPVKKEVPETPPPPPPQQQQQPPAPPAPPEEPVEYVSPQKGNLSGEYLKSIQVTAKQRKAIQENTNLWFADRFRVGFGIRPKADSLYNTDFDRSTPDNRNTVSNQTQFYLIGDLSPNIAFKLSFQDVRLWGGEIVNGSSDQKLAVIPNSGNLIDTSKQRDVAINNYTGFREAFLDLKTTNQMFRVRTGRQILDYGDGRIVGSRNDSLNGNSFDAIRTTIAVQKHSLDFFGAIIGSENNANSMVSNNSTRVGGTGNASYYGAHYGFKPWEWLGIEVYNFTLYKQKLKATNTTANYGSDIYYRGPDQLNTSGFRLTNRTKGNMISSETGIDWMVEAAWQTGFTGERVSPDWLNKTGTYTTDKKTGEAPPLSSPVQYKANIVAVQLGYTPVKEFRIGIQYVQASGDPNRNDGSVATYNPLFATRRMAGGGLPFAGNGNSGMVFWQNVKDYSIHLKYESSKWGIFILNPHWYYKVKLQDGYYDNNNYVAGSKATGETASTEDYFNTEAYNPNRPKLGRHVATEINFIYIVTPFENVSFWFGASSLYAGDAIRNQKNNPYETDPYHRYDFKPNSSYFTIQSVFAI from the coding sequence ATGTCCGCATACAAACAGCGAATCGCAATAGGACTTGTTTCGCTAGGATTTTTCCTATTTACTTCTACTTTGCCATTGGATGCTCAGTTCATCACTCCCGTCAAAAAAGAGGTTCCGGAAACTCCCCCACCGCCGCCGCCACAACAGCAACAGCAACCGCCTGCACCACCGGCTCCTCCTGAAGAACCTGTTGAATATGTTAGCCCACAAAAAGGCAATCTGTCTGGCGAATATCTCAAAAGCATTCAGGTTACCGCCAAACAAAGAAAGGCGATCCAGGAAAACACAAATCTTTGGTTTGCTGATCGATTTCGAGTTGGTTTTGGAATTCGACCTAAAGCGGATTCTCTTTACAATACAGACTTTGATAGATCCACTCCAGACAATCGAAACACTGTTAGTAACCAAACACAGTTTTATTTAATCGGAGATTTATCTCCCAACATTGCATTCAAACTAAGTTTTCAAGATGTTAGGCTATGGGGTGGAGAAATTGTAAACGGCTCTTCTGATCAAAAGTTAGCTGTGATTCCAAATTCCGGCAACTTAATTGATACCTCTAAACAAAGAGACGTTGCAATCAATAACTACACTGGATTTCGAGAAGCATTTTTAGATTTAAAAACAACCAACCAAATGTTTCGAGTGAGAACTGGCCGACAAATTTTAGATTATGGTGATGGTCGTATCGTTGGATCGCGTAATGATAGTTTGAACGGAAACTCTTTTGATGCGATTCGAACGACAATTGCTGTTCAAAAACATAGTTTAGATTTTTTTGGTGCCATCATCGGATCTGAAAACAATGCAAATAGTATGGTTTCCAATAATTCCACTCGTGTGGGAGGAACAGGAAATGCATCTTATTATGGGGCACATTATGGATTCAAACCTTGGGAATGGTTAGGAATCGAAGTTTACAACTTCACTCTTTATAAACAAAAACTAAAAGCAACCAATACAACTGCAAATTATGGATCCGATATTTATTACCGAGGTCCTGACCAACTTAATACTTCTGGATTTCGCCTCACCAATCGTACGAAAGGAAACATGATTTCTAGCGAAACAGGAATCGACTGGATGGTTGAAGCAGCTTGGCAAACTGGATTTACCGGCGAACGTGTATCTCCAGATTGGCTTAACAAAACAGGAACTTACACTACAGATAAAAAAACAGGGGAAGCCCCTCCCCTTTCCTCACCTGTTCAATATAAGGCGAATATTGTTGCCGTCCAATTGGGATACACCCCTGTTAAAGAATTTCGGATTGGAATACAATATGTCCAAGCATCAGGTGATCCAAATCGAAATGATGGTAGTGTAGCCACTTACAATCCACTATTTGCAACAAGAAGGATGGCAGGCGGAGGATTACCTTTCGCTGGAAACGGAAATTCAGGAATGGTGTTTTGGCAGAATGTCAAAGACTATTCGATTCATTTAAAATATGAATCTTCTAAATGGGGGATATTTATTTTGAACCCTCACTGGTATTATAAAGTGAAACTCCAAGACGGTTATTACGATAACAACAACTATGTTGCAGGAAGTAAAGCCACTGGAGAAACCGCTTCGACAGAAGATTATTTTAATACAGAAGCTTATAACCCAAACAGACCAAAACTGGGTAGGCATGTTGCGACAGAAATTAACTTTATCTATATTGTAACACCCTTTGAAAATGTCTCTTTTTGGTTTGGCGCCAGTTCCTTATATGCAGGTGATGCAATTCGAAATCAAAAAAACAATCCATACGAAACCGACCCTTACCACAGATATGATTTCAAACCAAACTCTAGTTATTTCACAATACAAAGTGTATTTGCCATTTAG
- a CDS encoding DUF1415 domain-containing protein: MFKDMSEYNEETVLNQTKEWILKSVIGLNLCPFAKPTFHSNTIRYVISHSKNKKDLLTDLKSELLFLKEADPLLTETTLLIHPYVLDDFLDQNDFLDDTDLLLNHLDLEGIIQIANFHPKFQFAGKNKNDITNYVGRSPYQTLHLLHEDSISRIVDSHPNIDSIFKNNRKKLKELGHEGWKKLGLSFLQ; encoded by the coding sequence ATGTTTAAAGATATGTCCGAATATAACGAAGAAACAGTTCTTAACCAAACCAAAGAATGGATATTAAAATCTGTGATTGGACTCAATCTCTGCCCTTTTGCAAAACCAACATTTCATTCAAATACAATTCGTTATGTGATCAGCCATTCTAAGAACAAAAAAGATTTGTTAACTGATTTAAAATCAGAATTATTATTTTTGAAAGAGGCAGATCCTCTCCTTACGGAAACAACCCTCCTAATTCATCCTTATGTTTTGGATGACTTTTTAGACCAAAACGATTTTTTAGATGATACAGACTTACTTTTAAATCACTTGGATTTGGAAGGTATCATTCAGATTGCAAATTTTCATCCAAAATTTCAATTCGCTGGGAAAAACAAAAATGACATAACAAATTATGTAGGCAGATCCCCTTATCAAACCTTACATTTGTTACATGAAGATAGCATCAGCCGCATCGTTGACTCTCATCCAAATATTGACAGTATTTTTAAAAACAACCGGAAAAAATTAAAAGAACTGGGGCATGAAGGTTGGAAAAAACTGGGATTGTCTTTCCTTCAATAA
- a CDS encoding EboA domain-containing protein, which yields MANLPTNFSQFLFEQTTKIEREWLEEKIKSNVLDLMTAFVATPRFLSKKNISYDSKSMGTMIPNLPGFDVDGWNLVRLARVWLLLHLPSEPKEQFIKNIETLFDTAELGELVALYSALPLLPYPTEWLPRATDAVRSNMGFVFDSIALRNPYPELYFPEFAWNQLVLKTIFNGKPIHWISGIDKRKNKELAISISDFISERSAAGRTVPLQIWRLLSGFTSETMADKLLHMFSSDIKAEKEVAALVCYESKDAKIRSLLKEEQGFELSIQKGELEWSKFEIIPE from the coding sequence ATGGCAAATCTTCCCACAAATTTTTCTCAATTCCTTTTTGAACAAACTACTAAGATAGAGCGTGAATGGTTAGAAGAGAAAATCAAATCAAATGTTTTGGATTTGATGACAGCTTTTGTTGCGACACCACGTTTTTTATCTAAAAAGAATATTTCATATGATTCAAAATCTATGGGGACTATGATTCCTAATTTGCCAGGTTTTGACGTAGATGGTTGGAATTTAGTCCGTTTAGCGAGAGTTTGGTTGCTTTTGCATTTACCTTCGGAACCAAAAGAACAATTTATTAAAAATATAGAAACATTGTTTGATACTGCTGAACTTGGTGAACTGGTTGCGTTGTATTCTGCTCTACCACTTCTGCCTTATCCTACTGAATGGTTACCAAGAGCCACAGATGCAGTCCGTTCCAATATGGGTTTTGTATTTGATTCGATTGCACTCCGGAATCCATATCCAGAACTATATTTTCCAGAATTTGCATGGAACCAACTTGTACTAAAAACCATTTTTAATGGAAAACCCATTCATTGGATTTCTGGAATCGATAAACGTAAAAATAAAGAACTAGCCATATCCATTTCTGATTTCATCAGTGAACGTTCGGCCGCGGGAAGAACCGTCCCTCTTCAGATATGGAGGTTACTCTCTGGTTTTACTAGTGAGACAATGGCTGATAAATTACTTCATATGTTTTCCTCTGATATCAAAGCAGAAAAAGAAGTGGCAGCACTTGTTTGTTATGAATCAAAAGATGCTAAGATTCGTTCCTTATTAAAGGAAGAACAAGGATTCGAATTATCAATACAAAAGGGAGAGTTGGAATGGTCTAAGTTTGAGATCATTCCCGAATAG
- a CDS encoding TatD family hydrolase: MCHNPNDKTNHPSHFESTGQNEGPPTHRDLLWEDYQNLIKDMRFFDPHIHMISRTTDDYQMMAKAGIVAIIEPAFWVGQPRTGLASFKDYYSSLVGWERFRSSQFGIKHYCTMGLNSREANNERLAEEVMEILPLFAYKEGVVGIGEIGFDDQTELEEKYYRLQLDLAKKTNLPVQIHTPHRDKKRGTERSMSIALEHGLDPSWVVVDHNNEETVKSVLDQGFWAAFTIYPFTKMGNERMVAVVEKYGPERIMINSSADWGISDPLAIPKTAALMKQRGIPLDVIRKVTYQNAIDAFAKSGQIDVTDFETDSQPDPNAKFHGNSILRGGQQPVINKNSLFIQ; this comes from the coding sequence ATGTGCCATAATCCAAACGATAAAACGAATCATCCTTCGCATTTTGAATCCACAGGCCAAAACGAAGGACCTCCAACTCACAGAGATTTGTTGTGGGAGGATTATCAAAACCTAATCAAGGATATGCGGTTTTTTGACCCTCATATTCATATGATTTCAAGAACAACAGATGACTACCAAATGATGGCGAAAGCCGGAATTGTGGCCATCATTGAACCTGCCTTTTGGGTAGGCCAACCGAGGACGGGTCTCGCTAGTTTTAAGGATTATTATAGTAGTCTTGTTGGTTGGGAAAGGTTTCGTTCTTCTCAATTTGGAATTAAACATTATTGCACCATGGGATTAAATTCTAGAGAGGCAAATAACGAACGTCTGGCGGAAGAAGTAATGGAAATTTTGCCGTTGTTTGCTTATAAAGAAGGTGTTGTTGGCATTGGAGAAATTGGTTTTGATGACCAAACTGAATTGGAAGAAAAATATTATCGTTTACAACTAGATCTTGCTAAAAAAACAAATTTGCCTGTGCAAATTCATACTCCACACCGCGACAAAAAAAGAGGAACGGAAAGAAGTATGTCGATTGCTTTAGAACATGGACTGGATCCTTCTTGGGTTGTTGTAGATCACAATAACGAAGAAACCGTTAAGTCTGTGTTAGACCAAGGTTTTTGGGCTGCCTTTACCATTTATCCATTTACCAAAATGGGAAATGAAAGAATGGTTGCCGTTGTTGAAAAATACGGCCCTGAAAGGATTATGATAAACTCAAGTGCAGATTGGGGAATTTCAGATCCTCTTGCCATCCCTAAAACAGCAGCCCTTATGAAACAGAGAGGAATTCCTTTGGATGTCATTCGTAAGGTAACTTATCAAAATGCCATTGATGCTTTTGCTAAAAGTGGACAAATTGATGTCACTGATTTTGAAACAGATAGCCAACCGGATCCCAATGCAAAATTTCACGGTAATTCGATCCTTCGTGGTGGTCAACAACCAGTGATTAATAAAAATTCTTTGTTTATTCAATAA
- the eboC gene encoding UbiA-like protein EboC (EboC, a homolog the polyprenyltransferase UbiA, belongs to system of proteins involved in the trafficking of precursor metabolites to an extracytoplasmic compartment so that the biosynthesis of certain natural products, such as scytonemin, can be completed.) yields the protein MNLKAYLTLLRPANVVTAVADILAGMAIVGFVWNDKTPFFLVISTICLYGGGVVLNDYFDVSIDTKERPERPIPSGKISQSSALIFGSTLLGLGIGFAFFYQIQSGFIASSVVLLILAYNRFAKHHSILGPIVMGMCRGGNLVLGMSLVSDLTVSETSLSFLPILYIAAITMISRDEVHGGKKTPLVFAGILYVSVFLTLSFLSFQMGNFLFSLPFIILHLGMVFPPLYNAYLTPIGPNIGKAVKMGVISLIILDASFAVSFGFFPLAIFILCLLPLSLVLAKYFSVT from the coding sequence ATGAATCTAAAGGCATATCTAACTTTATTACGACCAGCTAATGTAGTCACTGCGGTGGCTGATATACTTGCCGGTATGGCGATTGTCGGTTTTGTTTGGAATGATAAAACCCCATTCTTTTTGGTTATTTCCACCATTTGTTTGTATGGTGGTGGAGTGGTTCTGAATGATTATTTTGATGTATCGATTGATACTAAAGAAAGACCAGAACGGCCAATTCCTAGTGGAAAAATATCCCAATCTTCGGCTTTGATTTTTGGAAGTACGCTTTTAGGTTTGGGTATTGGTTTTGCTTTTTTTTATCAAATACAAAGTGGTTTTATCGCTTCTTCTGTTGTTTTGCTTATTCTTGCTTACAACCGTTTTGCGAAGCATCATTCCATTTTGGGGCCAATTGTGATGGGAATGTGTCGAGGTGGGAATTTAGTTTTAGGGATGAGTTTAGTGTCTGATTTGACGGTTTCTGAAACTTCATTATCTTTTTTGCCAATTCTTTATATTGCTGCCATCACAATGATTAGTCGGGATGAAGTTCATGGTGGGAAAAAAACTCCCTTAGTATTTGCTGGAATATTATATGTATCCGTTTTTTTGACTTTGTCTTTTTTATCATTTCAAATGGGAAATTTCTTATTTAGTTTACCATTTATTATTTTGCATCTGGGAATGGTTTTTCCTCCGTTATACAATGCTTATCTAACTCCAATTGGACCAAATATTGGTAAGGCGGTGAAAATGGGTGTGATTTCATTAATCATTTTGGATGCTAGTTTTGCTGTTAGTTTTGGATTTTTTCCTCTGGCAATTTTTATTCTTTGTTTGTTGCCACTATCTTTGGTGTTAGCAAAATATTTTTCTGTAACTTAG
- a CDS encoding 3-dehydroquinate synthase, producing the protein MNEDFLPALSSEFQVPFRYTVQFTNGIFFQNNPCLYDFFVSEKKEGITKKALVIIDQGLILHHPNLVSEIRLYFQKLDSIIHLMNEVMVIPGGEDCKNHPKLWESLVNAVDQYGIDRHSYIIAIGGGAILDLVGYVASVSHRGIRLVRIPTTVLSQNDSGVGVKNGINFQGKKNFLGSFAPPVAVFNDLLFLESLDDRDWRSGMAEAIKVALIKDKDFFLWIESNAEALRNRNLEKMATLIHTCAKLHMEHIAKGDPFEFGSSRPLDFGHWAAHKLEYLTDFSLRHGEAVAIGMALDTEYSFQTQMLSEEDRNRIHSLLKTIGFTLYHPQLSAGEKKNLYLGLQEFQEHLGGRLTIMLLTGIGKSREVHEMDPKKLATSVDFLETL; encoded by the coding sequence ATGAATGAAGATTTTCTTCCCGCTCTTTCCTCCGAATTCCAAGTTCCTTTTCGTTATACTGTTCAGTTTACCAATGGAATATTTTTTCAAAACAACCCTTGTCTGTATGATTTTTTTGTCTCAGAAAAAAAAGAAGGAATCACCAAGAAAGCTTTAGTCATCATCGACCAAGGATTGATCCTTCATCATCCTAATTTAGTTTCAGAGATTCGTTTATACTTTCAAAAACTGGATTCGATTATCCACTTAATGAATGAGGTAATGGTGATTCCAGGCGGAGAGGATTGCAAAAATCATCCGAAACTTTGGGAATCGCTAGTCAATGCTGTTGATCAGTATGGAATTGATCGACACTCTTATATCATTGCCATTGGGGGTGGAGCCATTTTGGATTTGGTTGGTTATGTAGCGTCTGTTTCTCATAGAGGGATTCGATTGGTACGTATCCCCACTACGGTGCTATCCCAAAATGATTCTGGTGTTGGTGTTAAAAACGGAATCAACTTCCAAGGTAAAAAAAATTTTTTAGGAAGTTTTGCACCACCTGTTGCCGTATTTAATGATCTTTTGTTTTTAGAAAGTTTGGATGATCGGGATTGGCGCTCTGGGATGGCGGAAGCAATCAAAGTAGCACTAATCAAAGATAAAGATTTTTTTCTTTGGATAGAATCGAATGCAGAAGCTCTGCGGAATCGTAATTTAGAAAAGATGGCTACCTTGATCCATACTTGTGCCAAACTTCATATGGAACATATTGCGAAAGGAGATCCATTTGAGTTTGGATCCTCCAGACCACTTGATTTTGGGCATTGGGCAGCACATAAATTAGAATACCTCACCGATTTTTCGTTACGACATGGTGAAGCTGTTGCGATTGGAATGGCATTAGATACAGAGTATTCTTTTCAAACTCAAATGTTATCTGAAGAAGATAGAAACCGGATTCATTCCCTTCTAAAAACAATTGGTTTTACTTTGTATCATCCGCAACTATCTGCCGGAGAAAAAAAGAATTTATATTTGGGATTACAAGAGTTTCAGGAACATTTGGGCGGAAGGCTCACCATTATGTTGTTAACTGGTATTGGTAAATCGAGAGAAGTTCATGAAATGGATCCAAAAAAACTAGCAACTTCTGTTGATTTTTTGGAAACACTATAG
- the eboE gene encoding metabolite traffic protein EboE has product MKTKYGHLTYCSNIHPGETWSDHFLQLKENLPKIRKTMAPNSEMGLGLRLANEASIELLNPKTMYEFQTWLKDEGFYVFLINGFPYGNFHQTNVKENVYKPDWATKERLEYTIRLFSILSQLLPAGMEGGVSTPPLSYQYFDSSDSERNKRISFATQNILEILLHLIQIQKETGKTLHLDIEPEPDGILGNVNLWVKWFIELFLPLAISKIQNHFGFSKEIAEDTIRKHIRICLDVCHSAVSFERNQTIVNILKENLIQVGRIQISSALKVIFNQQRKEQLDLLTSFNEPTYLHQVLSKKNSSELVSFPDLPEALEKGAEPNEEWRIHFHVPVFLDSYGLVSSTRNELLELLSLQKKYLFTNALEIETYTWGVLPKELQLPISDSIIREVQWVLSVLENQNDKIE; this is encoded by the coding sequence GTGAAAACTAAATATGGCCACCTAACATATTGTTCTAACATCCATCCTGGAGAAACTTGGTCGGACCATTTTTTGCAATTAAAAGAAAACCTTCCCAAAATTCGTAAAACGATGGCACCAAATTCAGAAATGGGATTGGGCCTTCGATTAGCAAATGAAGCTTCGATTGAACTTTTAAATCCAAAAACCATGTATGAATTTCAAACCTGGTTAAAAGACGAAGGGTTTTATGTTTTTTTAATCAATGGATTCCCTTATGGTAATTTTCATCAAACGAATGTTAAGGAAAATGTATACAAACCTGATTGGGCAACAAAGGAAAGATTGGAATATACCATTCGGTTATTTTCTATTTTATCGCAACTACTTCCCGCAGGGATGGAAGGAGGAGTTTCTACACCACCTCTATCCTACCAATATTTTGATTCTAGTGATTCCGAACGAAACAAAAGGATAAGTTTTGCGACTCAGAATATTTTAGAAATCCTTCTCCATTTAATCCAAATCCAAAAAGAAACTGGTAAAACCTTACATCTAGATATAGAACCAGAACCAGATGGGATTTTGGGAAATGTTAACCTTTGGGTAAAATGGTTTATCGAATTGTTTTTGCCGCTAGCAATTTCCAAAATACAAAACCACTTTGGATTTTCAAAAGAGATTGCAGAAGATACAATCAGGAAACACATTCGTATTTGTTTAGATGTTTGTCATTCTGCTGTTAGTTTTGAAAGAAACCAAACAATTGTTAATATTTTAAAAGAGAATTTGATCCAAGTGGGTCGAATTCAAATTAGTTCCGCTTTAAAAGTAATTTTTAACCAACAAAGAAAAGAACAACTCGATTTATTGACGAGTTTTAATGAACCAACTTATCTCCATCAAGTCCTTTCAAAAAAGAATTCTTCTGAATTGGTTTCCTTTCCCGATTTACCAGAAGCGTTAGAAAAAGGGGCAGAACCAAACGAGGAATGGCGGATCCATTTCCATGTTCCCGTATTTTTAGATTCTTACGGACTCGTATCCTCCACTAGAAATGAACTTTTAGAACTCTTAAGTTTACAAAAAAAATATCTTTTTACGAATGCTTTAGAGATAGAAACCTATACTTGGGGAGTTTTGCCAAAGGAATTACAGTTACCAATATCTGATTCCATCATTCGAGAGGTACAGTGGGTGTTGTCGGTTTTGGAAAATCAAAATGATAAAATAGAATAG